From the genome of Acidimicrobiales bacterium, one region includes:
- a CDS encoding nucleotide sugar dehydrogenase, which produces MSTADHQQPTGHEVAVVGLGYVGLTIAVALADAGVRVLGYDVNTRLTAALRRGEFPFYEPGIPEAHATLPPGRFDIVDELPDVLPPAVIVCVGTPVDDTTHQPELRYLHAALDTLVPRLTDETLVILRSTVPVGTSRTVVLPRLASRVERPLLAFSPERTIQGKALRELRELPQVIGALDERSLARAKELLGRLNRNQTAVSSLEAAEMVKLICNCHTDLIYGFGNEVALMAESLGLDADEVIAAANHDYPRPDLNRPGFVGGSCLVKDPYLLMRSTERGGYFPPLVSAARRLNEQVPYHVADRVMRALKANERVDEARVLICGLAYKGWPVTDDVRGAPSVPIIEALRDHVGEIVAHDHMVGAERAAGMGVRLVGLEEGFAGADAALVLINHPGYRDADIERLIATMRRPAVVFDAWGIYKDRLASKAGELTYLRLGRG; this is translated from the coding sequence ATGAGCACCGCAGACCACCAGCAGCCCACCGGCCACGAGGTCGCCGTCGTCGGCCTCGGCTACGTCGGGCTGACCATCGCCGTGGCCCTCGCCGACGCCGGCGTCCGGGTCCTCGGCTACGACGTCAACACCCGCCTGACCGCCGCCCTCCGCAGGGGCGAGTTCCCGTTCTACGAGCCCGGCATCCCCGAGGCCCACGCCACCCTGCCGCCCGGCCGCTTCGACATCGTCGACGAGCTGCCCGACGTGCTGCCGCCGGCCGTCATCGTGTGCGTCGGCACGCCGGTCGACGACACGACCCACCAGCCCGAGCTGCGCTACCTGCACGCCGCCCTCGACACGCTGGTGCCCCGCCTGACCGACGAGACGCTCGTGATCCTGCGCAGCACGGTCCCGGTCGGCACGTCCCGCACGGTCGTCCTGCCCCGGCTGGCCAGCCGGGTGGAGCGGCCCCTGCTGGCCTTCTCGCCCGAGCGCACCATCCAGGGCAAGGCCCTCCGCGAGCTGCGGGAGCTGCCCCAGGTCATCGGCGCCCTCGACGAGCGCTCGCTCGCCAGGGCGAAGGAGCTGCTCGGCCGGCTGAACCGGAACCAGACGGCGGTCTCGTCGCTCGAGGCGGCCGAGATGGTGAAGCTGATCTGCAACTGCCACACCGACCTGATCTACGGGTTCGGCAACGAGGTGGCGCTGATGGCCGAGTCGCTCGGCCTCGACGCCGACGAGGTGATCGCCGCCGCCAACCACGACTACCCGCGGCCCGACCTGAACCGGCCCGGCTTCGTCGGCGGCAGCTGCCTCGTGAAGGACCCGTACCTGCTCATGCGGTCGACGGAGCGGGGCGGCTACTTCCCGCCGCTCGTGTCCGCCGCCCGGCGCCTGAACGAGCAGGTGCCCTACCACGTCGCCGACCGGGTCATGCGGGCCCTGAAGGCCAACGAGCGGGTCGACGAGGCCCGGGTCCTGATCTGCGGCCTGGCCTACAAGGGCTGGCCGGTCACCGACGACGTCCGCGGCGCTCCGTCCGTCCCGATCATCGAGGCCCTTCGCGACCACGTGGGCGAGATCGTGGCCCACGACCACATGGTCGGCGCCGAGCGGGCCGCCGGCATGGGCGTGCGCCTCGTCGGCCTCGAGGAGGGCTTCGCCGGCGCCGACGCCGCCCTCGTCCTCATCAACCACCCGGGCTACCGCGACGCCGACATCGAGCGGCTGATCGCCACGATGCGCCGGCCGGCCGTCGTGTTCGACGCCTGGGGCATCTACAAGGACCGCCTCGCCTCGAAGGCCGGCGAGCTCACGTACCTGAGGTTGGGCCGTGGCTGA
- a CDS encoding NAD-dependent epimerase/dehydratase family protein, whose product MADRVLVTGGAGFVGYHLASALVERGYRVTLVDDLSRGRVDADLRALLDHVELVQHDLTEPLPGVALGNGWRYVYHLAAVVGVQRANGQPARVLRTNLLSTVNVLDWCARVTPEAVFLSSTSEIGDGAARLGLTGYPVPESAAFALPEPHAPRTSYSVSKLAGELLTMHMAEASGFRARIARYHNVYGPRMGHSHVIPQFIDRVLDGVTPFPLYGAHQTRAFCHVRDAVDATIRLTELPGDEPVLANVGNDREELPIIDLARTLFELVGVSPPLEIHDPPAGSPDRRLPDLTRLRALTGYEPSVPLSEGLADTYEWYARDRAATRVGAACAS is encoded by the coding sequence GTGGCTGATCGAGTCCTCGTCACCGGCGGCGCCGGCTTCGTCGGCTACCACCTGGCCTCGGCCCTCGTCGAGCGGGGCTACCGGGTCACGCTCGTCGACGACCTGTCGAGGGGCCGGGTCGACGCCGACCTCCGGGCCCTGCTCGACCACGTCGAGCTCGTGCAGCACGACCTCACCGAGCCGCTGCCCGGCGTCGCCCTCGGCAACGGCTGGCGGTACGTGTACCACCTCGCCGCCGTCGTCGGCGTCCAGCGGGCCAACGGCCAGCCGGCCAGGGTGCTGCGCACGAACCTCCTCAGCACCGTCAACGTCCTCGACTGGTGCGCGAGGGTCACGCCCGAGGCCGTGTTCCTCAGCTCCACGAGCGAGATCGGCGACGGCGCCGCCCGCCTGGGCCTCACCGGCTACCCGGTGCCCGAGTCGGCCGCCTTCGCCCTGCCCGAGCCCCACGCCCCCCGCACCAGCTACTCGGTCAGCAAGCTGGCCGGCGAGCTGCTGACCATGCACATGGCCGAGGCGTCCGGGTTCCGGGCGAGGATCGCCCGCTACCACAACGTGTACGGGCCGCGGATGGGGCACTCCCACGTGATCCCGCAGTTCATCGACCGGGTGCTCGACGGCGTCACGCCGTTCCCGCTCTACGGCGCCCACCAGACGAGGGCCTTCTGCCACGTCCGCGACGCCGTGGACGCCACGATCCGCCTGACCGAGCTGCCCGGCGACGAGCCGGTGCTGGCCAACGTCGGCAACGACCGCGAGGAGCTGCCGATCATCGACCTGGCCCGCACCCTGTTCGAGCTCGTCGGCGTGAGCCCGCCGCTCGAGATCCACGACCCGCCGGCCGGCTCCCCCGACCGGCGCCTGCCGGACCTGACGAGGCTCCGGGCGCTGACCGGCTACGAGCCGTCGGTGCCGCTGTCGGAGGGCCTCGCCGACACCTACGAGTGGTACGCCCGGGACCGGGCCGCGACGCGGGTGGGAGCCGCATGCGCGTCCTGA
- a CDS encoding glycosyltransferase family 4 protein, whose translation MRVLIVHEGYFPALAGAETMAWRAATGLATRGHEVAVLGAPTAPVATVDGVHVVTDPLALPWVPDVVHAVDLVSRTYALLAAEVADRAGSPLAVTPASAPEVWQDREAGMDVCRRADVVFVLTGAEGSVFRAAGVAAERLLAVGQGPEIEGRPDPDAFRAATGVDGPFVLYLGRKARFKGFHRVLAAAPLVWERRPDAAFVFAGPDWDPDAKDVMAASADPRVVDLGVVDGATKRDALAACSLLCLPSTADVFPLVFVEAWTCGRPVVSGDFPGATEVVRHGLDGLVVPVDPAPLAEAVADLLCDDARRVAMGEAGRRRAEQDLTWDAVTDRIEAAYRRLRAPVGAGDPT comes from the coding sequence ATGCGCGTCCTGATCGTCCACGAGGGGTACTTCCCGGCCCTGGCCGGCGCCGAGACCATGGCGTGGCGGGCGGCGACCGGGTTGGCGACCCGCGGCCACGAGGTGGCCGTGCTGGGCGCCCCCACGGCCCCGGTCGCGACCGTCGACGGCGTGCACGTCGTCACCGACCCCCTGGCGCTCCCTTGGGTCCCCGATGTCGTGCACGCCGTCGACCTGGTCAGCAGGACCTACGCCCTGCTCGCCGCCGAGGTCGCCGACCGGGCCGGGTCCCCCCTCGCCGTGACCCCCGCCTCCGCACCCGAGGTGTGGCAGGACCGGGAGGCCGGCATGGACGTCTGCCGGCGGGCCGACGTGGTGTTCGTGCTGACCGGCGCCGAGGGCTCGGTGTTCCGGGCCGCCGGCGTCGCCGCCGAGCGCCTCCTCGCCGTCGGCCAGGGCCCCGAGATCGAGGGCCGGCCCGACCCGGACGCCTTCCGGGCCGCCACCGGCGTCGACGGGCCGTTCGTGCTGTACCTGGGCCGCAAGGCCCGGTTCAAGGGGTTCCACCGGGTGCTGGCCGCCGCGCCGCTCGTGTGGGAGCGCCGGCCGGACGCGGCGTTCGTGTTCGCCGGGCCGGACTGGGACCCCGACGCGAAGGACGTGATGGCGGCGTCCGCCGACCCCAGGGTCGTCGACCTCGGGGTGGTCGACGGTGCCACCAAGCGCGACGCGCTGGCCGCCTGCTCGCTGCTGTGCCTGCCCTCGACGGCGGACGTGTTCCCGCTGGTGTTCGTGGAGGCGTGGACGTGCGGGCGCCCGGTCGTGTCGGGCGACTTCCCCGGTGCCACCGAGGTCGTCCGCCACGGGCTGGACGGGCTGGTGGTGCCGGTCGACCCGGCCCCGCTCGCCGAGGCGGTCGCCGACCTGCTGTGCGACGACGCACGGCGGGTGGCGATGGGCGAGGCCGGGCGGCGGCGGGCCGAGCAGGACCTGACCTGGGACGCGGTCACCGACCGCATCGAGGCCGCCTACCGGCGTCTGCGGGCGCCCGTCGGCGCCGGAGACCCGACCTAG
- a CDS encoding MaoC/PaaZ C-terminal domain-containing protein — translation MTAFPVLGTVLDDEVVGRTYAIDGVVVDPVAAEAYAAVAGDDPARYGTSSTHPCFVINPAMKVLEELLADPALGVRREDMLHAQSDMVFAHAIAPGEVVDLRAVILDAGEYGARQAYVIETTVHDRSGRLLVALETILAFASPIPGAAGRPPVFAPPPLRANKPPVIEVERLLDADLPRRYAAASGDHNPIHLDDAAARAAGLPGVILHGMSTMAIGATLAVDGLCGGDPGRLRRMRVRFSKPTAPGCRVTYRFHATDTPRLFAVTAHADGRAIWKQSVVELSN, via the coding sequence GTGACCGCCTTCCCGGTGCTCGGGACCGTGCTCGACGACGAGGTCGTCGGCCGCACCTACGCCATCGACGGCGTGGTGGTCGACCCGGTCGCCGCCGAGGCCTACGCGGCGGTGGCCGGGGACGACCCGGCCCGCTACGGCACCTCGTCCACCCACCCGTGCTTCGTGATCAACCCGGCCATGAAGGTGCTGGAGGAGCTGCTGGCCGACCCGGCCCTCGGCGTGCGCCGCGAGGACATGCTCCACGCCCAGTCCGACATGGTGTTCGCCCACGCGATCGCGCCGGGCGAGGTCGTCGACCTGCGGGCCGTCATCCTCGACGCCGGGGAGTACGGCGCCCGCCAGGCCTACGTCATCGAGACGACGGTCCACGACCGCTCGGGCCGGCTGCTCGTCGCCCTCGAGACCATCCTCGCCTTCGCCTCGCCCATCCCCGGCGCCGCCGGCCGGCCGCCGGTGTTCGCCCCGCCGCCGCTGCGGGCGAACAAGCCGCCGGTCATCGAGGTCGAGCGCCTGCTCGACGCCGACCTGCCCCGGCGCTACGCGGCCGCCTCCGGCGACCACAACCCGATCCACCTCGACGACGCGGCGGCGAGGGCCGCCGGCCTGCCCGGCGTCATCCTCCACGGCATGTCGACCATGGCGATCGGCGCCACGCTCGCCGTCGACGGCCTGTGCGGCGGTGACCCCGGTCGGCTCCGCCGCATGCGGGTCCGGTTCTCGAAGCCGACCGCCCCCGGCTGCCGCGTCACCTACCGGTTCCACGCCACCGACACGCCTCGTCTCTTCGCCGTGACCGCCCACGCCGACGGCCGCGCCATCTGGAAGCAGTCGGTCGTCGAGCTGTCGAACTGA